The following are encoded together in the Naumannella cuiyingiana genome:
- a CDS encoding thymidine phosphorylase: MSTEQSSFAVVDLIRAKRDGTPLNDDQIRWLIRAYTDGAVAEEQMSALAMAIFFNGLTPAELATWTRAMIDTGERMDFSGLSRPTADKHSTGGVGDKITLPLAPLVAACGVAVPQLSGRGLGHTGGTLDKLEAIGGWRASLSNAELFAQLEDVGAVISAAGAGLAPADKKLYALRDVTGTVESIPLIASSIMSKKIAEGTGALVLDVKVGSGAFMKDEASARELASTMVELGRAAGVNTVALLTDMATPLGRSVGNALEVAESVEVLAGGGPADVVELTLALAREMLAAAGVAADPEHALASGAAMDVWRSMISAQGGDPDAALPRARETEQVRADRDGVVTGLDALGVGVAAWRLGAGRTRKEDPVQAGAGIEIHARPGDRVAAGDPVLTLHTDTPERFAPALADLSGAIAIGDAAPHPRPVVIDRIG; encoded by the coding sequence GTGAGCACCGAGCAGTCGTCCTTCGCCGTCGTCGACCTGATCCGGGCCAAGCGCGACGGTACGCCACTGAACGATGACCAGATCCGCTGGCTGATCCGCGCCTACACCGACGGCGCGGTCGCCGAGGAACAGATGTCGGCACTGGCGATGGCGATCTTCTTCAACGGCCTGACGCCGGCCGAACTCGCCACCTGGACCCGGGCCATGATCGACACCGGCGAGCGGATGGACTTCTCCGGGCTGTCCCGGCCGACGGCGGACAAGCACTCCACCGGCGGCGTCGGCGACAAGATCACTTTGCCGCTCGCGCCGCTGGTGGCCGCCTGCGGCGTCGCCGTTCCGCAGTTGTCGGGTCGCGGGCTCGGGCACACGGGCGGCACCCTGGACAAGCTGGAGGCGATCGGAGGCTGGCGGGCGTCGCTGTCGAATGCGGAGCTGTTCGCCCAGCTCGAGGACGTCGGTGCGGTGATCAGCGCCGCGGGCGCGGGCCTGGCACCCGCGGACAAGAAGCTGTACGCGCTGCGCGATGTCACCGGCACCGTCGAGTCGATCCCGCTGATCGCGAGTTCGATCATGAGCAAGAAGATCGCCGAGGGCACGGGCGCGCTGGTGCTGGACGTCAAGGTCGGCTCGGGCGCGTTCATGAAGGACGAGGCGAGCGCGCGTGAGCTGGCGTCCACGATGGTCGAGTTGGGCCGCGCGGCCGGCGTGAACACCGTCGCCCTGCTGACGGACATGGCCACCCCGCTGGGACGTTCCGTGGGCAATGCGCTGGAGGTCGCCGAATCGGTCGAGGTGCTGGCCGGGGGCGGCCCGGCGGACGTGGTCGAGCTGACGCTCGCGCTGGCTCGGGAGATGCTGGCGGCGGCCGGCGTGGCGGCCGATCCGGAGCACGCCCTCGCCTCCGGCGCGGCGATGGATGTCTGGCGGTCCATGATCAGCGCACAGGGCGGCGACCCTGATGCGGCGCTGCCGCGGGCGCGCGAGACCGAGCAGGTACGCGCGGACCGCGACGGCGTCGTCACCGGCCTGGACGCTCTCGGCGTCGGCGTGGCGGCCTGGCGGCTCGGCGCCGGGCGTACCCGCAAGGAGGACCCGGTCCAGGCCGGCGCGGGGATCGAGATCCACGCCCGGCCCGGCGACCGCGTCGCCGCGGGCGATCCCGTGCTCACCCTGCACACCGACACCCCGGAACGATTCGCGCCCGCGTTGGCCGACCTTTCCGGCGCGATCGCGATCGGCGACGCCGCACCGCACCCGCGGCCGGTGGTGATCGACCGGATCGGCTGA
- a CDS encoding DASS family sodium-coupled anion symporter translates to MSEHTDRYGEQTEFTETERQGRSPGEQEPADQRRRIRWIGLGVGVGVAVLIYFVLPADLGPAGRLTAATAALMAVWWMTEAIPIPATALVPLVIFPAFTEVKFDDVGASYGNNIIFLFMGGFLLALAMQRWNLHRRIALTTVRLMGTRPPMVVAGFMLATGFLSMWVSNTATAVMMLPIGVSVLMLATGLARRVDRGAGREESQGSSAVEDPDPTSPAVKEEVVRSNFGTALMLGIAYAASIGSLATIIGTPPNAFLVGFLSSNYDIQIGFGQWMLVGLPIALIMLVVTWLLLTKVLFRPEISEIPGGRELMSEELRKLGPMSSGEKRVLAIFVLAVIAWVALPLIFDSPPLSDAGIAMAVGVLLFILPAGAAKGVRLLDWHSAVQLPWGVLLLFGGGLALSSQFTDSGLTAWVGERAQGLGFLPTIALVAVLVAGVIFLTELTSNTATAASVLPLVAGLAIGLDQPLLMLTVPVALAATCAFMLPVATPPNAIAYGSGYVTVGQMVKGGLWLNVIGIVVITLLGMALIPLAFLGG, encoded by the coding sequence GTGTCCGAACACACCGACCGCTACGGGGAACAGACCGAGTTCACCGAGACCGAACGGCAGGGGCGATCCCCGGGCGAGCAGGAGCCGGCCGACCAGCGTCGGCGCATCCGCTGGATCGGCCTCGGGGTCGGCGTGGGCGTTGCCGTGTTGATCTACTTCGTGCTGCCCGCCGATCTCGGACCTGCCGGCCGGCTGACGGCCGCGACCGCTGCGCTGATGGCGGTGTGGTGGATGACCGAGGCGATCCCGATCCCGGCGACCGCGCTGGTGCCGTTGGTGATCTTCCCCGCGTTCACCGAGGTCAAGTTCGACGATGTCGGCGCGTCCTACGGCAACAACATCATCTTCTTGTTCATGGGCGGTTTCCTGCTCGCCCTGGCCATGCAGCGCTGGAACCTGCACCGGCGGATCGCGCTGACGACCGTGCGCCTGATGGGCACCAGGCCGCCGATGGTCGTCGCCGGCTTCATGCTCGCCACCGGCTTCTTGTCCATGTGGGTGTCGAACACCGCGACCGCGGTGATGATGCTGCCGATCGGGGTCTCCGTGCTGATGCTCGCGACGGGGCTCGCGCGGCGGGTCGACCGGGGTGCCGGTCGGGAGGAAAGCCAGGGGTCGTCGGCCGTCGAGGATCCGGATCCGACCTCACCGGCGGTCAAGGAGGAGGTCGTCCGCTCCAATTTCGGCACCGCGCTGATGCTCGGTATCGCCTACGCCGCGTCGATCGGCTCCCTCGCGACCATCATCGGCACGCCGCCGAATGCCTTCCTGGTCGGCTTCTTGTCCAGCAACTACGACATCCAGATCGGCTTCGGGCAGTGGATGCTGGTCGGCCTGCCGATCGCGCTGATCATGCTCGTGGTGACCTGGTTGTTGTTGACCAAGGTGTTGTTCCGGCCCGAGATCTCCGAGATCCCCGGCGGTCGGGAGCTGATGAGTGAGGAACTGCGCAAGCTCGGTCCGATGTCGTCGGGGGAGAAGCGGGTCCTGGCGATCTTCGTGCTCGCCGTGATCGCCTGGGTTGCATTGCCGCTGATCTTCGACAGCCCGCCGCTGTCGGATGCCGGCATCGCGATGGCCGTCGGCGTGCTGTTGTTCATCCTCCCGGCGGGTGCGGCGAAGGGGGTCCGGTTGCTGGACTGGCACAGCGCCGTGCAATTGCCGTGGGGCGTGCTGCTGCTCTTCGGCGGGGGCCTGGCGCTGTCGTCCCAGTTCACCGACAGCGGCCTCACGGCCTGGGTCGGTGAGCGTGCCCAGGGACTCGGCTTCCTGCCGACGATCGCGCTCGTCGCCGTCCTGGTCGCCGGTGTCATCTTCCTGACCGAGCTGACCTCGAACACGGCGACCGCGGCCTCGGTGCTGCCGTTGGTGGCCGGGCTCGCCATCGGCCTCGACCAGCCGCTGCTGATGCTCACCGTGCCGGTCGCGCTCGCGGCCACCTGCGCGTTCATGCTGCCGGTCGCGACGCCGCCGAATGCCATCGCCTACGGCTCCGGTTATGTGACCGTGGGGCAGATGGTGAAGGGCGGCCTGTGGCTGAACGTGATCGGCATCGTCGTGATCACGCTGCTCGGCATGGCGCTCATCCCGCTCGCCTTCCTCGGCGGTTGA
- the gltX gene encoding glutamate--tRNA ligase — MSDPVLGDLAPQQVRVRFPPSPTGNLHVGNVRSALFNWAFARHHGGTLVLRIEDTDTERSTAESMRGTIEALRWLGIDWDEGPEVDGPYAPYLQSERGEIYRDVVAKLLAGGQAYECFCTPAEIEERAKARPKGAPSGYDGHCRDLTEDQRAAYRAEGRSPVIRMRVPDGELGFDDLVRGPVSFSSEHVPDYAIVRANGHPLYTLVNPVDDALMKITHVLRGEDLLSSTPRQLVMYRALGEVGVTDGAVPRFGHLPFVMGEGNKKLSKRDPGGGLADYREAGYLPEGLLNYLALLGWAIADDRDVFTMREMIEAFDIRRVNANAARFDPKKALAINAAHIRMLDHDQLAAAVTPFLAEAGLIADPPTDDQARLLAGVVPLIAERINTLSEAVGMAGFLFRADDQITIGSDAALKPGDADTLQAARDALAGLPDFDHASIEEALRTALVDDLGLKPRHAFGPVRTAVTGSRISPPLFESLELLGRDSALARIDRALDGLAADAESAG, encoded by the coding sequence ATGAGCGATCCGGTCCTCGGCGACCTCGCCCCGCAGCAGGTGCGCGTCCGCTTCCCGCCCTCGCCGACCGGCAACCTGCACGTGGGCAACGTCCGCAGCGCACTGTTCAACTGGGCCTTCGCGCGCCACCACGGCGGCACGCTGGTGCTGCGGATCGAGGACACCGACACCGAGCGTTCCACCGCGGAGTCGATGCGCGGCACCATCGAGGCGCTGCGCTGGCTCGGCATCGACTGGGACGAGGGGCCCGAGGTCGACGGCCCCTACGCGCCCTACCTGCAGTCCGAGCGCGGCGAGATCTATCGCGATGTCGTCGCGAAACTGCTCGCGGGCGGGCAGGCGTACGAATGTTTCTGCACCCCGGCCGAGATCGAGGAGCGCGCGAAGGCGCGACCCAAGGGGGCGCCGTCCGGTTACGACGGGCACTGCCGCGACCTGACCGAGGACCAGCGCGCCGCGTACCGGGCCGAGGGCCGCTCGCCGGTGATCCGGATGCGGGTGCCCGACGGCGAGCTCGGCTTCGACGATCTGGTCCGCGGGCCCGTGTCGTTCTCCTCCGAGCACGTGCCGGACTATGCGATCGTCCGGGCCAACGGCCACCCGCTCTACACGCTGGTCAATCCGGTCGACGACGCGCTGATGAAGATCACCCATGTGCTGCGCGGGGAGGACCTGTTGTCCTCCACCCCGCGCCAGTTGGTGATGTATCGCGCGCTGGGCGAGGTCGGCGTGACCGACGGCGCGGTGCCGCGCTTCGGGCATCTGCCGTTCGTGATGGGGGAGGGCAACAAGAAGCTGTCCAAGCGCGATCCCGGCGGCGGCCTGGCCGACTATCGGGAGGCGGGCTATCTGCCCGAGGGGCTGCTCAACTATCTGGCGCTGCTCGGCTGGGCGATCGCCGACGACCGCGATGTGTTCACCATGCGCGAGATGATCGAGGCCTTCGACATCCGACGGGTGAACGCCAACGCGGCCCGGTTCGACCCGAAGAAGGCGCTCGCGATCAATGCCGCGCACATCCGGATGCTCGACCATGATCAACTCGCCGCCGCCGTGACGCCCTTCCTCGCCGAGGCCGGCCTGATCGCCGACCCGCCGACCGATGACCAGGCCCGACTGCTGGCCGGCGTCGTGCCGCTGATCGCGGAGCGGATCAACACGCTGTCCGAGGCCGTCGGCATGGCGGGCTTCCTGTTCCGCGCCGACGATCAGATCACCATCGGCAGCGACGCGGCGCTCAAGCCAGGCGATGCCGACACCCTGCAGGCGGCGCGCGACGCGCTGGCCGGGCTGCCCGATTTCGATCATGCGTCGATCGAGGAGGCGCTGCGCACCGCGCTCGTCGACGATCTGGGGCTGAAGCCGCGGCACGCCTTCGGGCCGGTACGCACGGCCGTCACCGGTTCCCGGATCTCGCCGCCGCTGTTCGAGTCGCTGGAGCTGCTCGGTCGCGACTCGGCGCTGGCCCGGATCGACCGGGCGTTGGACGGGCTCGCCGCCGATGCCGAATCCGCCGGCTGA
- a CDS encoding IclR family transcriptional regulator, with protein MDNTSGVGVLDKAAVVLTALEGGPTTLAGLVSATGLARPTAHRLAVALEHHRLVGRDLQGRFVLGPRLAELASAAGEDRLLATAGPVLARLRDITGESAQLFRRQNEFRVCVAAAERSSGLRDTVPIGSQLTMQAGSAAQVLLAWEEPDRMQRGLRDARFSAAALSNVRRRGWAQSVAERESGVASVSAPVRSPSGKVIAAVSVSGPVERLTRQPGRMHAPAVIAAADRLSEVLRRSGE; from the coding sequence ATGGACAACACTAGCGGCGTCGGCGTTCTCGACAAAGCGGCCGTCGTCTTGACGGCTCTGGAGGGTGGGCCGACCACCCTCGCCGGGCTGGTCAGCGCGACGGGGCTGGCCCGCCCCACCGCGCACCGCCTCGCGGTGGCGCTGGAGCACCACCGGCTCGTCGGCCGCGACCTGCAGGGCCGGTTCGTCCTCGGGCCGCGGCTGGCCGAACTGGCCTCGGCGGCCGGTGAGGATCGTCTGCTGGCCACCGCCGGGCCGGTGCTCGCGCGATTGCGCGACATCACGGGCGAGTCGGCCCAACTGTTCCGCCGGCAGAACGAGTTCCGGGTGTGCGTGGCCGCCGCCGAGCGAAGCTCCGGGCTGCGCGACACGGTGCCGATCGGCTCCCAGCTCACCATGCAGGCGGGCTCGGCCGCCCAGGTGCTGCTTGCCTGGGAGGAGCCCGACCGGATGCAGCGCGGGCTGCGCGATGCCCGCTTCTCCGCGGCCGCACTGTCCAATGTCCGGCGGCGCGGCTGGGCCCAGTCGGTTGCCGAGCGCGAGTCCGGGGTGGCCTCGGTCTCGGCGCCGGTACGCTCCCCCAGCGGCAAGGTGATCGCCGCGGTCAGCGTGTCGGGCCCGGTCGAGCGACTGACCCGTCAGCCCGGCCGGATGCACGCGCCGGCGGTGATCGCGGCCGCCGACCGGCTCAGCGAGGTGTTGCGCCGGTCCGGCGAATGA
- a CDS encoding CPBP family intramembrane glutamic endopeptidase has protein sequence MPNPPAEPVARPVAPAAAYPQLLRTGAHPARLLIFCALFTVAGFVLVVSLLAQGILALGWLAAGRPGELAAALAAGLAFETPLGLFATNVAIAATALIPVLLAVTVLRVRPGWLVSVRGRVRGRWLVASTVLAAVVLAPVVAVTLLARPQPAPPADFAWFAVIIVATSPLQAAAEELVFRGFLAQTLGALVSGPWLGVVGPALIFAALHGAQDPWLFANRFGFGVVMGILVWLTGGLEAAIAAHVLNNLAALGLAAVTATLPAARTMTAMAPAEALLGLVGYAVFAVLAVLAARVLGVPVRSDLAAPRGIE, from the coding sequence ATGCCGAATCCGCCGGCTGAGCCGGTAGCCCGCCCGGTGGCGCCCGCCGCGGCGTACCCCCAACTGCTGCGCACCGGCGCCCATCCGGCGCGGCTGTTGATCTTCTGTGCCCTGTTCACCGTCGCCGGGTTCGTGCTGGTGGTCTCGCTGCTGGCACAGGGGATCCTGGCGCTGGGCTGGCTGGCCGCCGGGCGCCCCGGGGAGCTTGCGGCAGCCCTGGCCGCCGGGCTCGCCTTCGAGACGCCGCTCGGCCTGTTCGCCACGAATGTCGCGATCGCGGCCACGGCGCTGATCCCGGTCCTGCTGGCCGTCACCGTGCTGCGGGTGCGGCCGGGCTGGCTGGTCTCGGTCCGCGGTCGGGTACGCGGGCGCTGGCTGGTCGCCTCGACCGTCCTGGCCGCCGTGGTCCTCGCACCGGTCGTGGCCGTGACCCTGCTGGCGCGCCCGCAGCCGGCACCGCCGGCCGACTTCGCCTGGTTCGCGGTGATCATCGTCGCCACCTCCCCGCTGCAGGCCGCCGCCGAGGAGCTCGTCTTCCGCGGGTTTCTCGCCCAGACCCTCGGGGCGTTGGTGTCCGGGCCCTGGCTGGGCGTGGTGGGTCCGGCGCTGATCTTCGCGGCCCTGCACGGCGCCCAGGACCCGTGGCTGTTCGCCAACCGGTTCGGTTTCGGTGTGGTGATGGGGATCCTGGTCTGGCTGACCGGTGGGCTCGAGGCGGCGATCGCCGCCCACGTGCTGAACAATCTCGCTGCGCTCGGGCTGGCCGCGGTCACCGCCACGTTGCCCGCCGCGCGAACCATGACCGCGATGGCGCCGGCCGAGGCGCTGCTCGGCCTGGTGGGCTATGCCGTCTTCGCGGTGCTCGCGGTGCTCGCCGCGCGGGTGCTCGGCGTACCGGTCCGCAGCGATTTGGCCGCTCCGCGCGGAATCGAGTAA
- a CDS encoding MerR family transcriptional regulator — translation MKIGELADRTGVSVRALRYYEEKGVLTPERTPSGYRIFAESDIRTVAHIQTLLAAGLGMDLIGEILSCLSGESLLLDDCRERLEAERRRITGDIDQLAHTRSLLDGLLATTRALSRTP, via the coding sequence GTGAAGATCGGAGAGCTGGCAGACCGGACCGGGGTCAGCGTGCGAGCGTTGCGCTACTACGAGGAAAAGGGCGTACTGACGCCGGAACGCACTCCCAGCGGGTACCGGATCTTCGCCGAGTCAGACATCCGCACGGTGGCACACATCCAGACGCTCCTCGCCGCGGGGCTCGGCATGGATCTCATCGGCGAGATCCTGTCCTGCTTGTCCGGCGAGTCCCTGCTGCTGGACGACTGCCGCGAACGACTCGAAGCAGAGCGCCGCCGGATCACCGGCGACATCGATCAACTCGCCCACACCCGGTCACTGCTCGACGGCCTGCTCGCAACCACGCGAGCCCTGTCACGAACGCCCTGA
- the leuC gene encoding 3-isopropylmalate dehydratase large subunit, with protein sequence MGKTLSDKLWEDHVVRSAPGEPDLLFIDLHLVHEVTSPQAFDGLRQAGRTVRRPDLTLATEDHNTPTLDIDKPIADPTSRTQVDTLRRNAAEFGVRIHSLGDPDQGVVHIIGPWLGLTQPGMTVVCGDSHTSTHGAFGALAFGIGTSEVEHVLATQTLPQARPKTMAVNVTGELAEGVTAKDVVLALIAKVGTGGGAGYVVEYRGPVIERLSMEGRMTICNMSIEWGAKAGMIAPDETTFAYLEGRPHAPEGKQWEAAKAYWRTLRTDDDASFDVEVDLDVSDLSPFVTWGTNPGQGVALGEAVPDPTSFTDEVERHAAERALEYMGLAAGTPMREIGVDTVFVGSCTNGRMEDLRLAAQVIDGHRVADGVRMLVVPGSARVRLQAEAEGLDKIFLAAGAEWRAAGCSMCLGMNPDQLAPGERAASTSNRNFEGRQGKGGRTHLVSPAVAAATAVVGRLASPADLAQPSLV encoded by the coding sequence ATGGGCAAGACGCTGAGCGACAAGCTGTGGGAGGACCATGTGGTGCGGTCCGCGCCGGGGGAGCCCGACCTGCTCTTCATCGACCTCCATCTCGTGCACGAGGTGACCAGCCCGCAGGCCTTCGACGGCCTGCGGCAGGCCGGCCGGACGGTACGCCGACCCGATCTCACCCTGGCCACGGAGGATCACAACACTCCGACGCTGGACATCGACAAGCCGATCGCCGACCCGACCTCGCGTACCCAGGTCGACACCCTGCGCCGCAATGCCGCCGAGTTCGGCGTCCGGATCCACAGCTTGGGCGACCCCGACCAGGGCGTCGTGCACATCATCGGGCCCTGGCTCGGGCTGACCCAGCCGGGGATGACCGTGGTCTGTGGTGATTCGCACACCTCCACCCACGGGGCGTTCGGCGCGCTGGCGTTCGGTATCGGGACCTCGGAGGTCGAGCATGTGTTGGCCACCCAGACCCTGCCGCAGGCGCGTCCGAAGACGATGGCGGTCAACGTCACCGGGGAGCTGGCCGAAGGGGTGACCGCCAAGGACGTCGTGTTGGCGTTGATCGCCAAGGTCGGGACCGGCGGCGGCGCGGGCTATGTGGTGGAGTATCGCGGCCCGGTGATCGAGCGGCTCTCGATGGAGGGCCGGATGACGATCTGCAACATGAGCATCGAATGGGGGGCGAAGGCCGGCATGATCGCCCCGGACGAGACGACCTTCGCCTATCTCGAGGGTCGCCCGCATGCCCCCGAGGGCAAGCAGTGGGAGGCCGCAAAGGCCTACTGGCGAACGCTTCGTACCGATGATGACGCCTCCTTCGACGTCGAGGTCGATCTCGACGTCAGCGATCTCTCGCCGTTCGTCACCTGGGGCACCAATCCCGGCCAGGGCGTCGCACTCGGCGAGGCCGTGCCCGATCCCACGAGCTTCACCGACGAGGTGGAGCGCCACGCCGCCGAGCGTGCGCTGGAGTACATGGGCCTGGCCGCGGGTACGCCGATGCGCGAGATCGGTGTCGACACCGTCTTCGTCGGCTCGTGCACCAACGGACGGATGGAGGATCTGCGGCTGGCCGCGCAGGTGATCGACGGGCACCGCGTCGCCGACGGGGTGCGCATGCTGGTCGTTCCCGGCTCCGCCCGGGTCCGGCTGCAGGCCGAGGCCGAGGGCCTGGACAAGATCTTCCTCGCTGCCGGTGCGGAGTGGCGGGCCGCCGGATGTTCCATGTGTCTGGGGATGAATCCGGACCAGCTCGCGCCCGGTGAGCGGGCCGCCTCCACCTCGAATCGCAATTTCGAGGGCCGGCAGGGCAAGGGCGGCCGGACCCATCTGGTCTCGCCGGCCGTTGCGGCGGCGACCGCGGTGGTCGGCCGGCTCGCCTCGCCCGCCGATCTTGCCCAACCGTCGCTCGTCTGA
- a CDS encoding MFS transporter, protein MLRLVILMFCVFSITTGEFVVAGILPEVASDLGVTVGTAGLLVTAYAVGMIIGGPLLTAVTAGVDRKRLMLVLLAVAGVGNAASALAPEFSLLLAARVVTALVTSTFFAQAIVIAVTSSPPERAGTMVARLAFGMNLAMILGAPIGTQIGSQWGWRATFAAIAVACLLGLGLVFWQLTSPGEEGRTSAVSELRVLRRAPVLAALAITAVGNVGVLMVFSYLAPLLTDLGGHPSTRLPILLLAYGVGATIGNLVGGALYDRNPRLFQPVLLGLLAATLVGTWFVATSTTLTVAAVVVIGLLGFAIIPGMQARVMMTAGDAPTLAMAVNASGYQVAAACAGLIGGLIADSTAGPRPIYLVAAGLTTCGLLMTVMAARAWRGSHRPGRNRQSSMGSPGSPAPSHSPTRRAPRLRRS, encoded by the coding sequence ATGCTTCGGCTCGTCATCCTCATGTTTTGCGTCTTCAGCATCACCACCGGGGAGTTCGTGGTGGCCGGGATCCTGCCCGAGGTCGCCTCCGACCTCGGGGTCACCGTCGGCACCGCGGGGTTGTTGGTCACCGCGTACGCCGTCGGCATGATCATCGGTGGCCCGCTGCTCACCGCGGTGACTGCCGGGGTCGATCGGAAGCGGCTGATGCTGGTCCTGCTGGCCGTCGCCGGGGTGGGGAACGCGGCCTCCGCCCTGGCTCCCGAGTTCTCCCTCCTGCTGGCGGCTCGGGTGGTCACCGCGCTGGTGACCTCGACCTTCTTCGCTCAGGCAATCGTGATCGCGGTGACCTCCTCGCCACCTGAGCGAGCCGGGACCATGGTTGCCCGGCTGGCGTTCGGGATGAACCTGGCCATGATCCTCGGGGCGCCCATCGGCACCCAGATCGGCAGTCAGTGGGGCTGGCGCGCCACCTTCGCTGCGATTGCCGTGGCGTGCCTGCTCGGGCTCGGTCTGGTGTTCTGGCAGCTCACGTCGCCAGGTGAGGAGGGTCGGACCTCGGCGGTCTCGGAGCTGCGGGTGCTTCGACGTGCCCCGGTGCTGGCGGCGCTGGCCATCACCGCGGTCGGCAACGTCGGGGTGCTCATGGTGTTCAGCTACCTTGCCCCGCTGCTCACGGATCTGGGCGGACATCCCAGCACCCGGCTGCCGATCCTGCTCCTTGCCTATGGCGTCGGCGCGACGATCGGCAACCTCGTCGGCGGCGCGCTCTACGACCGCAACCCGCGACTGTTCCAACCCGTTCTCCTCGGCCTGCTGGCCGCAACCCTTGTCGGCACCTGGTTCGTCGCGACCTCCACGACGCTCACCGTGGCGGCGGTTGTGGTGATCGGCCTCCTCGGCTTCGCGATCATCCCCGGCATGCAGGCTCGCGTGATGATGACCGCCGGCGACGCGCCGACGCTGGCGATGGCCGTCAACGCCTCCGGATACCAGGTCGCAGCCGCCTGCGCCGGTCTGATCGGCGGGCTGATCGCCGACTCGACCGCTGGTCCCAGGCCCATCTACCTGGTAGCAGCGGGCCTGACCACGTGCGGCCTGCTGATGACGGTCATGGCTGCCCGTGCCTGGCGAGGGAGCCACCGGCCCGGGCGGAACCGACAGTCGTCGATGGGTTCTCCCGGCTCGCCTGCACCGAGCCACTCGCCGACGAGAAGGGCGCCACGGCTGCGGCGTTCCTGA
- a CDS encoding fumarylacetoacetate hydrolase family protein, whose amino-acid sequence MRVARFSTGGEPRYGLVELARDNGEHPDTVAVLNGDPLAMPVQLTGERLALDAVRLLAPVIPRSKVIGVGRNYADHAKEMGNEVPATPLTFFKPNTAVIGPDDRIIAPAAAKELHFEGELAVVIGRIGSQVPADRAQDLIFGYTVANDATLRDLQRTDGQWARAKGFDTSCPLGPWIVTHLTIEEAGELELSTSVDGEQRQAGNTRDLVHPIADLVAYISSYTTLLPGDVILTGTPAGVGEMRPGQTVSVHIEGIGTLTNTVGEPGSSAISSGRKTEQPDEQEKEAK is encoded by the coding sequence ATGCGCGTTGCACGATTCTCCACCGGCGGTGAGCCACGCTACGGGCTGGTCGAACTGGCCCGCGACAACGGCGAACACCCCGACACCGTGGCCGTCCTGAACGGCGATCCGCTGGCCATGCCGGTCCAGTTGACCGGCGAGCGGCTGGCGCTCGACGCGGTACGCCTGCTCGCCCCCGTGATCCCGCGCTCGAAGGTGATCGGCGTCGGCCGCAACTACGCCGACCACGCCAAGGAGATGGGCAACGAGGTGCCCGCCACCCCGTTGACCTTCTTCAAGCCGAACACCGCCGTGATCGGCCCGGACGACCGGATCATCGCCCCGGCGGCGGCGAAGGAACTGCACTTCGAGGGCGAGCTGGCCGTGGTGATCGGCCGGATCGGCTCGCAGGTGCCGGCCGATCGCGCCCAGGACCTGATCTTCGGCTACACCGTCGCCAACGACGCCACGCTGCGCGACCTGCAACGCACCGACGGGCAGTGGGCCCGGGCCAAGGGCTTCGACACCTCCTGCCCGCTCGGCCCCTGGATCGTCACCCACCTGACGATCGAGGAGGCGGGCGAGCTGGAGCTCTCGACCTCGGTCGACGGCGAGCAGCGCCAGGCCGGCAACACCCGCGACCTGGTCCACCCGATCGCCGACCTGGTTGCCTACATCTCCTCCTACACCACCTTGTTGCCCGGCGATGTGATCCTGACCGGTACGCCCGCCGGGGTCGGCGAGATGCGCCCGGGACAGACCGTCAGCGTCCACATCGAGGGGATCGGCACCCTGACCAATACGGTCGGCGAACCCGGCTCGAGCGCGATCAGCAGCGGGCGGAAGACCGAACAGCCGGACGAGCAGGAGAAGGAAGCGAAATGA
- a CDS encoding DUF1707 SHOCT-like domain-containing protein translates to MSGAGGMRIGHAEREAVVAILRDAAAEGRIDLDELEERIEAALAAKTFGDLDPLVADLPVEPPSRAGRAGTALAPRAATLPDGLPHAPGMSEQDPLRLDGGWSTVRRGGAWELPPFLRIDGGLGSVILNCLEARPLAEVIMIESLPGAGSIKVIVPEGWAANLDRLSSSWGSAKSKIPTTPAPGSPLLFFHGGLGMGSLVVRTPNWFDRHTGAA, encoded by the coding sequence ATGAGTGGGGCCGGTGGGATGCGGATCGGGCACGCCGAACGTGAGGCAGTCGTGGCGATCCTGCGCGACGCAGCCGCGGAGGGGCGGATCGATCTCGACGAGTTGGAGGAGCGGATCGAGGCGGCACTGGCCGCCAAGACCTTCGGCGACCTCGATCCGCTGGTCGCCGACCTGCCGGTCGAACCACCGTCGCGGGCGGGTCGGGCCGGCACCGCGCTCGCCCCTCGCGCCGCCACCCTGCCGGACGGCCTGCCGCACGCGCCGGGGATGAGCGAGCAGGACCCGTTGCGCCTCGACGGTGGTTGGTCGACGGTACGCCGTGGGGGCGCGTGGGAGTTGCCGCCCTTCCTGCGCATCGACGGCGGCCTCGGCTCGGTGATCCTGAACTGTCTGGAGGCCCGGCCGCTGGCCGAGGTGATCATGATCGAATCGCTGCCCGGCGCCGGTTCGATCAAGGTCATCGTGCCCGAGGGGTGGGCCGCGAACCTCGATCGGCTGTCCTCGTCCTGGGGGAGCGCGAAGTCCAAGATTCCGACGACCCCGGCGCCGGGCTCGCCGCTGCTGTTCTTCCACGGCGGCCTCGGGATGGGCTCGCTGGTCGTCCGGACACCCAACTGGTTCGACCGGCACACCGGCGCGGCCTAG